A stretch of the Sulfurospirillum sp. UCH001 genome encodes the following:
- the glmS gene encoding glutamine--fructose-6-phosphate transaminase (isomerizing), which yields MCGIVGYIGTKEKRNFLISGLKELEYRGYDSAGIAVLKDGDITSFKATGKLSNLDHKVENFSSSGFGVGIGHTRWATHGKPTEANAHPHWGEFSYIIHNGIIENYKEIKDELLKDGVKFLSQTDTEVAVHLFEKNVRELGDCFKAFEKTVASLHGAYAILLITKKEPDVIFFAKNAVPLLLGKSSEGEVFFSSSDAPLIGLVKEVVYLEDGEYGWAKDKEITLLKNSIAQHLDFKPLTHDKLSAQKDGYRYFMEKEIYEQSLVVGETLMGRIKDNSVVLDELSTLDLSNIDAIKICACGTSYHAALSACYMFERLAKIRTNVEIASEFRYKEPLLDPKTLFIVISQSGETADTLEALKMAKRGGMQTLAICNVDNSSIVRTADMTILTRAGIEKGVASTKAFATQVITLWLLTLFIGEHKGSMDEATLQNEIAALLHIPLVLKVNEATHEKIRRLSKRYLHGHGFFFIGRDLFYPLALEGALKLKEISYLHAEGYPAGEMKHGPIALADSELFTIALMPKNLLYDKMKSNVEELGARDSTLLVISPESFELADDFIKTKPHTHMMGEFFEMMLITQLLALEISIRLGNDVDMPRNLAKSVTVE from the coding sequence ATGTGTGGAATTGTTGGCTATATTGGAACCAAAGAAAAACGCAATTTTTTAATTAGTGGGCTCAAAGAACTAGAATACAGAGGATATGATTCAGCAGGTATTGCTGTGCTTAAAGATGGTGATATTACGTCATTTAAAGCCACAGGAAAACTCTCAAATCTAGACCATAAAGTCGAAAATTTTAGCTCATCAGGTTTTGGTGTGGGTATCGGACATACTAGGTGGGCAACACATGGTAAACCAACAGAAGCAAATGCACATCCACACTGGGGTGAATTCTCCTACATCATTCACAATGGCATCATCGAAAACTATAAAGAGATCAAAGACGAACTTTTAAAAGATGGTGTAAAATTTTTAAGCCAAACTGACACCGAAGTAGCCGTACATCTTTTTGAAAAAAATGTCCGAGAACTTGGAGATTGCTTTAAAGCGTTTGAAAAGACTGTAGCTTCTCTACATGGCGCTTATGCAATTTTACTTATTACAAAAAAAGAACCCGATGTTATCTTCTTTGCGAAAAATGCTGTGCCATTACTTCTTGGGAAAAGCAGTGAAGGAGAAGTCTTCTTTAGCTCTTCTGATGCCCCACTGATAGGCCTTGTTAAAGAGGTTGTCTATCTTGAAGATGGCGAATACGGTTGGGCAAAAGATAAAGAAATTACGCTTTTAAAAAATAGTATTGCTCAACACCTTGATTTCAAACCACTGACGCACGATAAACTCTCTGCACAAAAAGATGGCTACCGTTACTTTATGGAAAAAGAGATTTATGAGCAGTCTTTAGTCGTTGGAGAAACCCTTATGGGTCGTATCAAGGACAATTCTGTTGTCTTGGATGAACTCTCCACTCTTGATCTTTCAAACATTGATGCCATTAAAATTTGTGCATGTGGTACAAGTTATCATGCAGCACTCAGCGCGTGTTATATGTTTGAACGTTTAGCCAAAATTCGCACCAATGTTGAAATAGCCAGTGAGTTCCGCTACAAAGAGCCTCTGCTTGATCCAAAAACACTCTTTATTGTCATTTCTCAAAGTGGTGAAACAGCAGACACACTAGAAGCCCTTAAAATGGCAAAACGTGGAGGTATGCAAACACTCGCGATTTGTAATGTCGATAACTCCTCTATTGTACGTACTGCTGATATGACCATCCTTACTCGTGCAGGTATTGAAAAAGGTGTCGCCAGTACCAAAGCGTTTGCAACTCAAGTCATCACTCTTTGGCTTTTAACACTCTTCATTGGTGAGCATAAAGGAAGTATGGATGAGGCAACACTTCAGAATGAAATTGCAGCACTGCTTCACATTCCACTTGTTTTAAAAGTCAATGAAGCAACCCATGAAAAAATTCGCCGTCTCTCCAAACGTTATCTTCACGGACATGGTTTCTTCTTTATTGGTCGTGATCTTTTCTATCCACTCGCTCTTGAAGGTGCACTCAAACTCAAAGAGATCAGTTATCTTCATGCAGAAGGTTACCCTGCAGGCGAGATGAAACATGGACCAATAGCTCTTGCCGACAGCGAGCTTTTCACTATAGCCTTAATGCCTAAAAATCTTCTCTACGATAAGATGAAAAGCAACGTCGAAGAACTAGGTGCTCGCGATTCAACCCTTTTGGTGATTAGTCCAGAGTCCTTTGAGTTAGCCGATGATTTTATCAAAACAAAGCCTCACACACATATGATGGGCGAGTTTTTTGAGATGATGCTCATCACCCAATTGCTTGCCTTAGAAATATCCATTCGCCTTGGAAATGATGTCGATATGCCACGAAACTTAGCAAAAAGTGTCACTGTAGAATAA
- a CDS encoding GGDEF domain-containing protein, whose translation MQKKLSLVIVGTIFISFMILMVISALSIRSIGIKNAEEKAQIISSLVEDGLSAHMLSGTMDKREFFLKKISASKGVEALWIFRSEAVEKQFGKGLGNELIRDGIDEKALKTGEVQKQITESTHSAKLRVTTPYIAKEHGLPNCMQCHQAKEGDVLGAISIVFDISDVRTNGILTSLTILGVSIVIMILVFIIINHSMKPLMELFHSIKFVMKKAQEGEYVRRVRCSSNDKEYQDVKFWINSILDKLEDTLKDIEATVKKFLALSPNHQSDLLLEAQSIVHELSDIYQFKRTIEFDENKEQVYRRIGSILQNELKLKDFVLIESGKNAIHPTIVFDAASQKRNLDPTCRALRTKQAVFSDQFKNICESCETCDHHHLCIPYLISSDFEILLSIWAKTPEELNFTKEQLPKIQNYIDAARPELVSKNLTEILKISSTTDALTGLFNRKYLDEYIEKALSQAKRNGIVYGILMIDIDFFKMVNDTYGHDVGDKAIKVLAQVLKENIRESDTAFRFGGEEFLVLLYQCEETMVTNIAEKIRLAFEKSPIQSNNGSTFYKTLSVGASIFPKDSDSLWKCIKFADIALYNAKDSGRNCVKRFDASMVDSQELKSDF comes from the coding sequence ATGCAAAAAAAGCTCTCTTTGGTCATTGTAGGAACGATTTTTATCTCTTTTATGATTCTTATGGTAATTTCAGCTCTTTCTATCCGAAGCATTGGGATTAAAAATGCAGAAGAGAAAGCGCAAATCATTTCAAGTTTAGTAGAAGACGGGCTTAGTGCACATATGCTAAGCGGTACAATGGATAAACGAGAATTTTTTCTTAAAAAGATAAGTGCGTCCAAAGGGGTTGAAGCTCTTTGGATTTTTCGTAGTGAAGCAGTTGAAAAACAGTTTGGCAAAGGGCTGGGTAATGAACTCATCCGCGATGGCATCGATGAGAAAGCCCTTAAAACAGGTGAAGTTCAAAAACAAATTACAGAAAGCACTCACAGCGCGAAACTAAGAGTCACAACACCTTATATTGCAAAAGAGCATGGTCTTCCTAATTGTATGCAGTGTCATCAAGCTAAAGAAGGTGATGTTTTAGGTGCAATTAGTATTGTGTTTGATATCTCAGACGTAAGAACCAATGGTATTTTAACCTCATTAACCATTTTGGGTGTTTCTATCGTCATTATGATCTTAGTTTTTATCATTATCAATCACTCTATGAAACCATTGATGGAACTGTTTCACTCTATCAAGTTTGTTATGAAAAAAGCGCAAGAAGGTGAATATGTTAGACGTGTGCGCTGTTCGAGCAATGATAAAGAGTACCAAGATGTTAAATTTTGGATCAACTCTATTTTAGATAAACTCGAAGATACCTTAAAAGACATCGAAGCAACCGTTAAAAAGTTTTTAGCCCTCTCACCAAATCATCAATCTGACCTTCTGCTCGAAGCACAAAGCATTGTGCATGAACTTTCCGATATTTATCAGTTTAAACGTACCATTGAGTTTGATGAGAATAAAGAGCAAGTCTACAGACGTATAGGCTCCATTTTGCAGAATGAATTAAAACTCAAAGACTTTGTTTTGATTGAATCAGGAAAGAATGCTATCCATCCAACCATCGTCTTTGATGCGGCGAGTCAAAAACGCAATCTCGATCCAACCTGTCGTGCGCTTCGTACAAAACAAGCTGTCTTTTCTGATCAATTTAAAAATATTTGTGAATCATGCGAAACATGTGATCATCATCATCTTTGTATTCCGTATCTTATTAGCAGTGATTTTGAAATCTTGCTCAGTATTTGGGCAAAAACTCCAGAAGAGTTGAACTTTACAAAAGAGCAACTTCCTAAAATTCAAAATTACATTGATGCAGCCAGACCTGAACTTGTCAGTAAAAACCTTACCGAGATTTTGAAAATTTCCTCAACAACCGATGCGCTAACAGGACTATTTAACCGAAAATACCTCGATGAATACATCGAAAAAGCGCTCTCTCAGGCTAAACGTAATGGCATCGTCTATGGAATTTTGATGATTGACATCGACTTCTTCAAAATGGTAAACGACACATATGGTCACGATGTAGGCGATAAGGCGATTAAAGTTTTAGCACAAGTGCTTAAAGAAAACATTCGTGAATCTGACACCGCATTCCGTTTTGGGGGAGAAGAATTTTTGGTACTTTTATATCAATGTGAAGAGACAATGGTAACGAACATTGCTGAAAAAATTCGTCTTGCTTTTGAGAAATCCCCTATTCAATCCAACAATGGCTCAACATTCTATAAAACATTGAGCGTTGGCGCATCTATCTTCCCGAAAGATTCAGATTCATTGTGGAAATGTATTAAATTTGCAGATATTGCACTCTACAATGCAAAAGATAGCGGTCGTAATTGTGTCAAACGTTTTGATGCTTCTATGGTCGATTCTCAAGAACTCAAAAGCGATTTTTAA
- a CDS encoding radical SAM/SPASM domain-containing protein translates to MKFYRVYIELTNICGLKCSFCPPKALPSHTMSLSFFEHVLNELTPYTKEVAYHMGGDPLTLSNLKAYLDITLKKHFKVILTTSGYYLNKHDLHTLLHPAIKQVNISLNSYNKNSMPLSFEAYMEPIVALCQLKLEKNRELFINLRLWNMDEEQSEKTFNETLFKYLEKTFNTPLDATKIYEEKPRSIRLTEKVLLHFDTYFEWPSLASSHHSDGTCLGLSSHFGILSNGTVVPCCLDKDGVVELGSLQTDTLEHILNAPRTHTIIEGFKRHKAIETLCQKCKYKNRFKEN, encoded by the coding sequence ATGAAATTTTACCGCGTGTATATTGAGCTCACTAACATTTGTGGGCTCAAATGCAGTTTTTGTCCTCCAAAAGCACTTCCATCACATACTATGTCACTCTCTTTTTTTGAACATGTACTCAATGAACTTACACCCTATACAAAAGAAGTAGCGTACCACATGGGAGGAGATCCACTCACGCTTTCCAATCTGAAAGCTTATTTGGATATAACGCTCAAAAAACACTTTAAAGTAATACTTACCACCAGTGGATACTACCTAAATAAACATGATCTTCATACGTTATTACATCCTGCCATCAAACAGGTCAATATTTCACTGAACAGTTATAATAAAAACAGTATGCCACTCTCATTTGAAGCGTATATGGAGCCTATTGTAGCGTTATGCCAACTTAAATTAGAAAAAAATAGAGAGCTTTTCATTAACCTTCGTTTATGGAATATGGATGAAGAACAGAGTGAAAAAACCTTCAATGAAACACTTTTTAAGTACCTTGAAAAAACGTTTAACACGCCATTAGATGCTACAAAAATCTATGAAGAGAAGCCTCGCTCTATTCGATTGACAGAAAAAGTCTTGCTGCACTTTGACACGTATTTTGAATGGCCTTCTCTTGCTTCATCCCATCACAGTGATGGAACATGTTTAGGGCTTTCTTCTCATTTTGGAATTCTTTCCAATGGGACTGTTGTGCCTTGTTGTTTGGACAAAGATGGTGTTGTAGAACTTGGCAGCCTACAAACAGACACACTCGAGCACATCTTAAATGCACCAAGAACCCACACTATCATTGAAGGCTTTAAACGTCATAAAGCTATCGAAACTTTATGTCAAAAATGCAAGTATAAAAACCGTTTTAAGGAGAACTAA
- a CDS encoding HIT family protein: MSDKLYENEYFYIEKENAIIPWVKIFSKRPYKELSDCDPETQAAMLKAMLIVEETMRFYYNPKKINIAMFGNYVPHLHIHVMARFEEDSHFPESMWGVKQREAHLHLPSFENFVTILQSKLAL, encoded by the coding sequence ATGTCTGACAAATTATATGAAAATGAATACTTCTATATCGAAAAAGAAAATGCCATCATCCCTTGGGTAAAAATTTTCTCAAAACGTCCTTATAAAGAACTCAGTGACTGCGACCCTGAGACACAAGCTGCTATGCTTAAGGCCATGCTGATTGTCGAAGAAACCATGCGTTTTTACTACAACCCTAAAAAAATCAATATTGCGATGTTTGGTAACTATGTTCCTCATCTGCATATCCATGTTATGGCACGATTTGAAGAAGATTCGCACTTTCCTGAGTCTATGTGGGGAGTCAAACAACGTGAAGCACACCTACATCTCCCAAGTTTTGAGAACTTTGTTACCATTCTACAAAGTAAGTTAGCGCTCTAA
- a CDS encoding M99 family carboxypeptidase catalytic domain-containing protein, whose translation MKKVFLSFCFLLSTYAFSANLHYSLIKKESGKEGSTLLIVGGIHGDEPGGYFAPMLLARYYKIESGNLWIVPNLNFDSIVKNSRGINGDMNRKFAKIETKDKDFDTVAEVKKLILNPKVDLTLNLHDGQGFYRDRQIDKNFNPKAWGQATIIDQQQISNAKYGNLAEIAKKVNQETNVDLIEDVHEFNVKNTNTKSQDKAMQQSLTYFSITNNKPAFAIETSKNITQLSHKVFYQLKTIEKFMNVMNIKYSRSFELSEENIKKLLNDDGMLEIPPTKITLDLATLKTYIKFFPMSKDKLVYNSNNPLVAVIKDKDEYKIMNGNILVSTLKPDFIEFEHSLNDIGLIIDGKKTTAKIGSLISAKNSFQIDPINGYRINIIGYSKPGVISEGGIRVEPKDFIKSYAIDKDETTYMVQFYKDKKFCGMVNIKFEDEKKSKK comes from the coding sequence ATGAAAAAAGTGTTCCTAAGTTTCTGTTTTTTACTCTCAACGTATGCGTTTAGCGCAAATTTACATTATTCTCTCATCAAAAAGGAAAGTGGCAAAGAAGGTAGTACTCTTTTAATTGTCGGAGGTATTCATGGCGATGAACCAGGAGGTTACTTCGCACCAATGCTTTTAGCCCGTTACTATAAAATTGAAAGTGGTAATCTCTGGATTGTTCCAAATCTCAATTTTGACAGCATTGTCAAAAATTCTCGTGGTATTAATGGTGACATGAACCGTAAATTTGCCAAAATCGAGACGAAAGATAAAGATTTTGACACTGTTGCAGAAGTTAAGAAACTTATTTTAAACCCAAAAGTGGATCTTACTTTGAACCTCCATGATGGACAAGGGTTCTATAGAGATCGCCAAATTGATAAAAACTTTAATCCAAAAGCGTGGGGACAAGCAACCATTATTGATCAGCAACAAATTTCAAACGCTAAGTATGGCAACCTAGCAGAAATCGCTAAAAAAGTGAATCAAGAGACCAATGTTGACTTGATCGAAGATGTCCATGAGTTTAACGTGAAAAACACCAATACAAAATCTCAAGACAAGGCAATGCAACAAAGTTTGACGTACTTTTCTATTACGAACAACAAACCTGCTTTTGCTATTGAGACCAGTAAAAACATCACTCAACTTTCGCATAAAGTCTTTTACCAACTCAAAACCATTGAAAAATTTATGAATGTTATGAACATCAAGTATTCTCGTTCTTTTGAATTAAGCGAGGAAAATATTAAAAAGCTTCTTAACGATGATGGTATGTTAGAAATTCCTCCAACAAAAATCACATTGGATCTTGCAACGCTTAAAACCTACATCAAATTCTTCCCAATGAGTAAAGACAAATTGGTTTATAATAGCAACAACCCTTTAGTAGCTGTTATTAAAGACAAAGATGAATACAAAATCATGAACGGCAATATTTTAGTTTCAACACTAAAACCTGATTTTATCGAGTTTGAACACTCTTTAAATGATATTGGTCTGATCATAGATGGTAAAAAGACAACAGCAAAGATAGGCTCTCTCATTAGCGCAAAAAATAGCTTCCAAATTGATCCAATTAATGGCTATCGTATCAATATCATTGGCTACTCAAAACCAGGTGTCATTAGTGAAGGTGGCATAAGGGTTGAACCAAAAGATTTTATCAAAAGTTATGCTATTGATAAAGATGAAACAACCTATATGGTACAATTTTACAAAGATAAAAAGTTCTGTGGTATGGTCAATATAAAATTTGAAGATGAGAAAAAAAGTAAAAAATAG